Sequence from the Dehalococcoidia bacterium genome:
CTTCAGTTTTTACGTTACCGAACATCACACTATAGTAATCACCATAGTCTATAGATTCAACTTGGCCGAAAATTCTTAGTGCTGGTATAGAATTTTCGGCAGTCACGACCTTGTTATTACCCTGATTTGTTTTTCTATCTTTGAAATATTGATAAATTGCCCACGAGACAAGTATTAGGGCGATCACTAACAATACGTATATCACTGCATCAGGCATATTACTCACCATCTTATCAATAAAAATTAATATTAGACTAACTCCAAAACTTAATACACCGCCGATTGCTTTTTCCCGCATGCTTCTACCTCCGTAGCTAGAGATAGAAGCATTATAAACTTAAAGTGCCTCATCATCCAAACCAAGCAAACAGTACCTTCTGATGGTACCTGTTGACAGATTGACGCATAAGTGGTAGGCTCATGACATCTTCATAGTAGGAGGAATGAATGCAAGCTTATTGTATGAAGTGCCGAAAGAAGGTAGAGATCAGCAACCCCAGGTCGATTAAGATGAAGAACGGTCGGCCAGCTACCCAGGGGACATGCCCCAAGTGTAAGACCAAGGTATTCCGTATCGGCAAATAGGGCAGGGAATGTTTTATCTATGAATAAGGCCACTTGACGTGGCCTTATTTGTTTATACGGAAGGTGATTAAGGTTAAAAATGCACTAATTGCCTCCGTGTGACGGCGGCTTGAAGACTTCCTGAAATTAAACGTGCGTTACCCGATGTTTTAACCGAAACGGCCGGTTATAGCCGCTTCCGCCAGCACGTGGCCTGATATCGCCTTTTGGAACTCTGCCAGGGTGTCGCCCGGCTTGAGCTTCAGTTCGGTATCAAGCGCATACACTTTATACTCATAATCATGCACGCCTGTGCCGGGCGGCGGGTTCGGGCCGGCGTAGACGTCGCCTTTCTGCCCGAATTCAGCCGCGGTTCCGGTCAGGATCGTGCCGAAATCGGTCTCTTTGTTCAGGGACCTTTCCGTGCCCGGAATGTTTATTAATACGAAGTGGGCGTACTCGCCCCCTTTAAGTTTTTCCTTCGGGGGCAGGGTTATGTTACCCCACTCGGAGATGGTTTTGTTCGCCGCGTAGTTCTTGTCAATCACGGTAAGAGCAAAGGTTTTAGTCTTCTCCGGAGCCTGCCTCCAGACTAAGCCCGGAAATTGATTCCCCTCCATCGCCCCACATTTTGCCGGCAATTTCCCGCCGTTCTCGAATACATTCGACCTGATATCCATGTATCCACCTCCGATTTTTTTTGGGATAGCTTCTTTTAGCATTTTTTTATAAATAAATCAAGGGTTTAGGCTTTAGGTAAAAAATTAAGGTAAAATCCCTGAAAAGCCTGCAAAATATTTTCTAAAAAAGGGAGAAGGACATCGGCCGCGTACTCGTCTGACGACTGCTATATCGACATGATTTATACCTAGGCGCGGCTATGTTTGCCGTAATCCTTTATATGCGATGAAAGAAAAAAAGGGGGAGCCGTTGAGGCTCCCCCTTCGCATATCGTCGATCGAGTTTACGGCTGGCCTATGATGCAGATGCTGGCGATGAACCTGCCGGGGTTGCCGCCCTGGTTGTGGCCTAATGCGAACTTAACATCCTTGAGCTGGCGCTCGGGAAGCTGGGCCAGGCCCAGTATCTCCTGGTAGCCCTCGAACACTTCGCGGATGCCGCTGGCGCCGACGGGATGGCCGAACGACTTCAGGCCGCCGCCGACGTTGAACGGGTGCGCGCCGGTCAGCGCCAGCTCGCCCGCCTCTATGTCGTGTTTAGCCTTGCCCTTTTCGCACATGCCCAGGTCCTCGTATGTTATCAGCTCGGCGATGGAGAAGCAGTCGTGCACCTCGCACATGCCAATCTCTTTCTTCGGGTCTTTGATGCCGGCGTCCTTGTACGCCTGCTGGGAAGCCCTGACCGTCTCCTCCCAGTGTGTGTAGTCGTAGTCGGTCCTGACCTTGCCCATGCCAGGGCCCGTGGAGAGGCCGAAGGCCTTGATTGTTACGTAATTGCCGTCGGGCTTGAACTTCTTGGCATCCTCGGCGCGGCACAATACCGCCGCCGAGCCGCCGTCCGTCACGCCGCAGGCGTCGAACAGGCCCAAAGGCCAGGCGATCATCGGGGCCTTCATGACCTGCTCCTCGGTGACCTTCATGCGCAGGTGGGCGCGCGGGTTCAGCGAGCCGTTGTAGTGGCTCTTGACCGATATCTTGGCCAGCGTGCGCTTGCCCTCCTCCGGGCTCAGTCCGAACCTGTGGAAGTAGCGCGTCGCGGCCATGGCGTACCTGGCCGGGGCCGTGTCGCCGGAGCCGATAACGGGGTGCCACTTCTCGCTGCCCGAAGCCTGGACCGCCATGGGCAGACCGCCGTATCCGGTGTCTTTCAGTTTTTCATATCCTACGGCCAGCACCACGTCGTATGCCTTTGCCATCAGCGCGAAGGCCGCCGCCCTGAGCGCCTCCATGCCGGTGGCGCACACGTTCTCCATCCTGCTGACCGGTTTGTAATCCAGCTTCAGCGGGGCGGATAGCTGCGTGGCCGTCGATCCCATTATGGTGCCGACCCATGCCGCATCGATATCCTTCGGCTCGACGTTGGCGTCCTTGAACGCGTCATAGGAGGAGTCGATCACCAGATCGTAGCTGTCCTTGTTCCACAGTTCGCCGAACTGGGTGCAGCCCATTCCGATTATAGCTACTTTATCTTTAATACTCTCAGCCATTTAAGTCATCTCCTCCTATGATACCCTGACCGGCCGGCTCTTCCAGAAGTAGTTGTGCACTCCGGCTCCATCGTGGATTTTTCTGAAGGTAAATTCCACCTTCATGTCGATGTTGACTTTCGACGTGTCGCGGTCGGTCATCTGGCAGTAGAACCGTCCTCCGCCATCCAGATCGCAGATGGTCCATACACGGGGCGGATCGACCTCTACGGCACGCTCGTCCATGCTGAACGTAAATACAATTCCCTTCTTATCGGAAATCCTTACCTCTTCATAGTCGTCTTTGGACTGGCAGTATGCGCATATCCGCTGGATGGGGAACTGCAGCTGGCCGCACTTGCGGCATTTGCCGCCGTGCAGCGGTATCACCTGGTTGCGGTCGCGCCACATCATGGGCAGGGAGCTCATGTACTGCGGCCTGCGGTCGGCCTCTCCCTGCATCAGGTTGCGGAAGCGCACGTATTTCTCGTAGCTCGCTATCGGCATCTTGGATTCGAGGTGTTTCTTGACGCCCCTGCGGTTCTTGATATTTGCTATCTTATCGGTTACCTGAAGGACTATGGCGTCCGCGCCGTCGCCGTAATTGGCCAGCAGTATCTTATCGCCGGCCTTGGCCTCCTCGAGCGCCGCTATCAGCATCATGGGCGCGAGAGCGGCTCCGGTGTTGCCCAGGGCGCCGTACAGCGGGTTCTGCACCTGGCTCTCCTCAAGCTTGAGCGCCTTGGCGAATCTGCTGTGGCTCCTCGCATCCGGCCCGTAAAACACCACCTTGGCGAAATCGCCGGTCTTCATGCCGGTTTTCTTGAGCAGCCCCTTTATGGCGTACATCATCTTCTCTGTGTAGCCGTGTTCTATGATGAACCGGTCTTCCCACGTGCGAAGGTAGGCATCCTCGGTTCTCTTCCATACGTCGATGAAATCGCTGGATATGGAGTAGCTGTCCACAAACTCCACCGCAACGTCCTCATCACTTATGATGAAGGCTGCGGCTCCGTCGCCGAATACCGGCTCGGACTCGGAGGCCGGGGGCGCCAGGCGGCAGTCGGCGGCGGTTACCAGAACGTTCTTCGCCGAGCCGGACTTAACCGCTTCGCAGGCGACCTTGAGCGCCGCGGTTCCCGCCCTGGTCGAGCTGGTTATATCCATGGTATTGACTTGATTGCCCAGATCCACCGCCCCGGCCACGATACTGGCGGACATCTTCTCGATATACGGCGGCGTGGTGGATGCAAATAACAGGCTGTCGACAATCTTGCGGTCATAGCCGGCAAGACAATCGACGGCGGCCTCCACCGCCATGGTGATGCTGTCCTCATCGTAGTTGGCCACGGCCCTCTCTCCCTTGCCTCCTCTTCCTCCCCAGGCTCGGGCCAGTTCGGCTTCGCTTAATCTGTAAACAGGTACATAAGCGCCAAAAGATTTTATCCCGATCACTGTTCGCTCCTCTCTTGTTGAATCAAAATGTGAAAGTCGACCGTGATTATTTTAATCGTTGGCGGTGTTCAGGTCAAATTTCAGAATGGAGAAATGGGTGGTTTACCCCCTACAATCCCCCTTGAAAGGGGGAAACAATATCCGAACCCCCTGTAGTCCCCCATACGTTGGGGGACATAATTAGAATCCGGGGGACACCCCCGGTTCCCCCGGCCCCGATAAATCGGGGCACCTCTTTCTAGAGGCTGTCATTGCGAGAAGTCCTTCCTTGATAAAGCTATAGGAAGGACGACGCGGCAATCTCGGTGGTGATAAGGGCGAACACAGGGGTTCGCCCCTACATCGGGATAAACGTAGAGGCACGGCGAGCCGTACCCTTTATCTACGATTGAATGTGAAAGCGGGGCTGTGCATATAGGGATGATTGGTACTATAATGTTGAAAATGCAGAAGCTGGTTGAAGGGGCGCAGCGCCTTGGATTAACACTTACGCCGCGGCAGATAGAGCGCTTTCAGGTCTATTATGATGAGCTTGTCGATTGGAACCGAAGGATGAACCTCACCGCTATAGTCGATTACGACGAGGTGCAGGTCAAACACTTCCTCGATTCCCTAACCGTTTCCGCAGCATTTTCTGATATTCCCTCGACGGTCGTCGATGTTGGTACGGGCGCAGGGCTGCCGGGAATGGCCTTGAAGATTGTACATCCCGAGATCGCTTTGACACTTATCGATTCGGTGCAGAAGAAGGCGCTGTTTCTCAATTACCTCGTCGATGTCCTTAAGCTCGACGGCGTAGAAATCGTGACCGGGCGCGCCGAGGAACTGGCGCACGATGAATGTTACCGCGAACGCTTCGATGCGGTGCTGGCACGCGGCGTGTCGAAGATGGCCGTGCTTGCCGAGTTGACGCTGCCCTTCTGCGCCGTCGGCGGCGTGTTAATCGCCATGAAGAAGCGGGAAGATCATGGCGAAGTCGATGCGGCGGATGCGGCGTTGCGGATGATGGGCGGACGGCTGAGGCGGGTCGTCGGCATAGACCTCCCGGAACTCACCGACAGGGCGCTTGTCGTTGTAGATAAAGTGAAATCGACCCCTGATAAATATCCGCGGCGCAGCGGCATACCTCAGAAACGCCCGCTGCTGAGGAAAGCGGAGGAGTTCAGTTGACAGAGGACAACGGGATAAAAGATCCCTCCGTGCAGAAAGCGGCCGTGGTTCAGGAGAAGAACTTCCTGCGCAAGCGGTTTTTTAATTTCCGCACACTGATATCTCTCGTATTGGCAATCGGCCTGATAGTGGTCATTTTCACTCAGCTTAATGTCGACTTTGCCGCGATGTGGGATAAAATAAAAGGATGCAATCCGGGGTATTTCGCACTCGGCTTCATTTGCTATTATTTAAGTTTCCCGCTCCGGGCTTTGAGGTGGCGTTACCTTCTGTATCATGCCGGGATGCGCAAAGACCAGGGCGTGGACATGCCGTCGCTACCGTCGCTGACGCAGATGGTGCTTATGAACTGGTTCGCCAACTGCGTGCTGTACGCGAGGCTGGGCGATTTCTATCGCGCTTACCTCTTTAAAGAACGCACCGGGGTCAGCTTCTCAAAGACGGTGGGCACGCTGCTTTCAGAGCGCTTTCTCGATGTTCTTGTGATAGTTTTATTAACGGTCGTCTCTATCATCTGGCTGCTTCTTACGGGCGGTCATGACTGGAAGGTGTTCGGGACCGTTCTTATCATCGGAATCGTCCTGCTGCTGGGGATGATCCTGGTTCTGGGCGGGATGGGTAAGTTCGGACACAAACTTGTTAACCTTATGCCCAAGAAAATAAGTATCTTCTACACCATGTTCGAGCAGGGCGCCCTTAGCAGCTTCGGGCAGCTCCGCATGCTCACCTTTCTCACGGTGGCCATCTGGCTGCTGGAGGCCGGACGGCTGATCCTGGTGGCTCAGGCACTGGGGTTCGATATCGTGCAGG
This genomic interval carries:
- a CDS encoding hydroxymethylglutaryl-CoA synthase; this encodes MIGIKSFGAYVPVYRLSEAELARAWGGRGGKGERAVANYDEDSITMAVEAAVDCLAGYDRKIVDSLLFASTTPPYIEKMSASIVAGAVDLGNQVNTMDITSSTRAGTAALKVACEAVKSGSAKNVLVTAADCRLAPPASESEPVFGDGAAAFIISDEDVAVEFVDSYSISSDFIDVWKRTEDAYLRTWEDRFIIEHGYTEKMMYAIKGLLKKTGMKTGDFAKVVFYGPDARSHSRFAKALKLEESQVQNPLYGALGNTGAALAPMMLIAALEEAKAGDKILLANYGDGADAIVLQVTDKIANIKNRRGVKKHLESKMPIASYEKYVRFRNLMQGEADRRPQYMSSLPMMWRDRNQVIPLHGGKCRKCGQLQFPIQRICAYCQSKDDYEEVRISDKKGIVFTFSMDERAVEVDPPRVWTICDLDGGGRFYCQMTDRDTSKVNIDMKVEFTFRKIHDGAGVHNYFWKSRPVRVS
- a CDS encoding DUF5679 domain-containing protein — encoded protein: MQAYCMKCRKKVEISNPRSIKMKNGRPATQGTCPKCKTKVFRIGK
- a CDS encoding lysylphosphatidylglycerol synthase transmembrane domain-containing protein — translated: MTEDNGIKDPSVQKAAVVQEKNFLRKRFFNFRTLISLVLAIGLIVVIFTQLNVDFAAMWDKIKGCNPGYFALGFICYYLSFPLRALRWRYLLYHAGMRKDQGVDMPSLPSLTQMVLMNWFANCVLYARLGDFYRAYLFKERTGVSFSKTVGTLLSERFLDVLVIVLLTVVSIIWLLLTGGHDWKVFGTVLIIGIVLLLGMILVLGGMGKFGHKLVNLMPKKISIFYTMFEQGALSSFGQLRMLTFLTVAIWLLEAGRLILVAQALGFDIVQVGIALFIFASLANALITAIPLTPGGLGLVEPGVAGLLMITGLARAEAWSITLVDRSISFLSVIAVGLLVFAYWHVMEAVRKRRSARADIK
- the rsmG gene encoding 16S rRNA (guanine(527)-N(7))-methyltransferase RsmG; this translates as MLKMQKLVEGAQRLGLTLTPRQIERFQVYYDELVDWNRRMNLTAIVDYDEVQVKHFLDSLTVSAAFSDIPSTVVDVGTGAGLPGMALKIVHPEIALTLIDSVQKKALFLNYLVDVLKLDGVEIVTGRAEELAHDECYRERFDAVLARGVSKMAVLAELTLPFCAVGGVLIAMKKREDHGEVDAADAALRMMGGRLRRVVGIDLPELTDRALVVVDKVKSTPDKYPRRSGIPQKRPLLRKAEEFS
- a CDS encoding acetyl-CoA acetyltransferase, giving the protein MAESIKDKVAIIGMGCTQFGELWNKDSYDLVIDSSYDAFKDANVEPKDIDAAWVGTIMGSTATQLSAPLKLDYKPVSRMENVCATGMEALRAAAFALMAKAYDVVLAVGYEKLKDTGYGGLPMAVQASGSEKWHPVIGSGDTAPARYAMAATRYFHRFGLSPEEGKRTLAKISVKSHYNGSLNPRAHLRMKVTEEQVMKAPMIAWPLGLFDACGVTDGGSAAVLCRAEDAKKFKPDGNYVTIKAFGLSTGPGMGKVRTDYDYTHWEETVRASQQAYKDAGIKDPKKEIGMCEVHDCFSIAELITYEDLGMCEKGKAKHDIEAGELALTGAHPFNVGGGLKSFGHPVGASGIREVFEGYQEILGLAQLPERQLKDVKFALGHNQGGNPGRFIASICIIGQP
- a CDS encoding YbhB/YbcL family Raf kinase inhibitor-like protein, which encodes MDIRSNVFENGGKLPAKCGAMEGNQFPGLVWRQAPEKTKTFALTVIDKNYAANKTISEWGNITLPPKEKLKGGEYAHFVLINIPGTERSLNKETDFGTILTGTAAEFGQKGDVYAGPNPPPGTGVHDYEYKVYALDTELKLKPGDTLAEFQKAISGHVLAEAAITGRFG